One Malaclemys terrapin pileata isolate rMalTer1 chromosome 9, rMalTer1.hap1, whole genome shotgun sequence DNA window includes the following coding sequences:
- the SENP5 gene encoding sentrin-specific protease 5, whose translation MKEHRRNLNWKRSRLLFLSRRWTTGFWGLRKYCFQKKHFFLAKRKRQSAQSVVSLNRNKAYRSLQGRRKALRLQSEWVPKVLLNAKNHQKPTAEHSTFSTKTSRRAKKPFPNGKTGSPRAEAIEKLDNEPFQGEDLLNRVTGLQADASLGCMHGNDHRAFCGGLCDTILPVKKDGFTPSGKERNNDEGNAVVVVLNNSKRRCCCRGLEQNGTCGPLTTKKRSRFNQYTVKKIPVFMMHKKLSMIRFRDRIIKSPKLRARGKTCKSSKIKPSWVEKVTRDCQENLQGDFEGGFCNWFSCWKSKNNSFWNLYSSSDMNNNTPGPVAEENKTPASDICLTQDALQCDELHSEEPASRDGNVKICQPELHKTAPLGTETLHGTETNEAPVVDSCQEDLFLSVTEREIAISGQEDAESNQVMCVDEMILLESCKGDSNMNNNLANGPFSGELAQNEDSSSQMEVEGSINLDIFSAKLLDHPYCKSPLEEPLPESTGLNSGARKGGRRNSQKVSRVADEQLSTWICGFLDEVMKKYGSLVPLCEKDVMARLKEVFNEDFSHRKPFISREIMKYRTRHPKSSTCNFRVFYNKHMLDMDDLATLDGQNWLNDQIINMYGELIMDAVPDKVHFFNSFFHRQLVTKGYNGVKRWTKKVDLFKKTLLLIPIHLEVHWSLITVNIPNRIISFYDSQGIHFKFCVENIRKYLLTEAREKNHPEFLQGWQTAVTKCIPQQKNDSDCGVFVLQYCKCLALDQPFQFSQEDMPRVRKRIYKELCERQLID comes from the exons ATGAAAGAACATAGAAGaaatttaaattggaaaagaAGTCGATTGCTGTTCCTTTCTAGAAGATGGACCACTGGATTTTGGGGGCTCAGGAAATACTGTTTCCAAAAGAAGCATTTTTTCCTAGCTAAGAGAAAAAGACAAAGTGCTCAATCAGTTGTGAGCCTAAACCGGAACAAAGCGTACCGATCTCTCCAGGGCAGAAGGAAGGCACTCAGACTCCAGAGTGAGTGGGTTCCTAAAGTGCTTCTAAATGCAAAAAACCATCAAAAACCAACTGCTGAACACAGCACCTTTTCTACAAAAACGTCCAGAAGGGCAAAAAAGCCCTTTCCCAATGGCAAAACTGGAAGCCCACGTGCGGaggcaatagagaagttggacAATGAACCCTTTCAGGGTGAAGATCTCTTGAACAGAGTCACTGGATTACAAGCAGACGCTAGTCTTGGCTGCATGCATGGCAATGACCACAGGGCCTTTTGTGGTGGGCTGTGCGACACTATCTTACCTGTAAAGAAGGATGGTTTCACACCCAGTGGGAAGGAACGCAATAATGATGAAGGCAATGCAGTCGTGGTAGTCTTAAACAATAGTAAAAGAAGGTGCTGTTGCAGAGGGCTAGAGCAGAATGGAACTTGTGGCCCCTTGACTACTAAAAAGAGGTCCAGATTTAACCAGTATACTGTAAAAAAGATACCTGTATTTATGATGCATAAGAAACTTTCTATGATTAGGTTTCGGGATAGAATCATAAAATCCCCAAAACTTAGAGCAAGAGGCAAAACCTGCAAATCAAGTAAAATCAAGCCAAGCTGGGTGGAGAAAGTTACCAGGGACTGTCAAGAGAATCTTCAAGGAGATTTTGAAGGTGGATTTTGTAACTGGTTTTCCTGCTGGAAATCTAAAAATAACTCCTTTTGGAACCTGTATAGCTCATCAGATATGAACAATAATACACCAGGACCTGTAGCTGAGGAGAATAAGACACCTGCATCGGACATCTGCCTTACACAGGATGCATTACAATGTGATGAGCTACATTCTGAGGAACCTGCATCCAGAGATGGCAATGTTAAAATCTGCCAACCAGAGCTGCACAAAACAGCTCCTTTGGGTACAGAGACCTTGCACGGGACGGAAACAAACGAGGCTCCTGTAGTGGACAGTTGCCAGGAGGATCTTTTCCTCTCAGTAACAGAGAGAGAAATTGCAATTTCAGGTCAAGAAGATGCAGAATCTAATCAGGTTATGTGTGTTGATGAAATGATATTGTTAGAATCCTGCAAGGGGGATTCAAATATGAACAATAACCTTGCAAATGGACCTTTTTCGGGGGAGCTGGCACAAAATGAAGACAGCTCTTCCCAGATGGAAGTCGAAGGCTCCATAAATCTGGACATTTTTAGTGCAAAGTTACTAGATCACCCTTATTGTAAAAGCCCCCTAGAGGAGCCTTTGCCAGAAAGCACAGGACTAAACTCAGGAGCTCGAAAGGGAGGCAGAAGGAACAGTCAGAAAGTTTCTCGTGTGGCTGATGAGCAGTTATCAACATGGATTTGTG GATTCCTAGATGAAGTGATGAAGAAATATGGCAGTTTAGTTCCACTCTGTGAAAAAGATGTCATGGCAAGATTAAAGGAAGTCTTTAATGAAGATTTCTCCCATAG aaagccttttatCAGCAGGGAAATCATGAAGTATCGGACAAGGCATCCAAAATCTTCCACTTGCAATTTCCGGGTCTTCTATAATAAGCACATGCTAGATATGGATGATCTGGCTACACTGGATGGTCAGAACTGGCTAAATGACCAG ATTATTAATATGTATGGTGAACTCATAATGGATGCAGTCCCTGACAAG GTTCATTTTTTTAACAGCTTTTTTCATAGACAGCTGGTAACCAAAGGATATAATGGTGTAAAACGATGGACTAAAAAG GTGGACTTGTTCAAAAAGACTCTCCTGTTAATTCCTATTCACCTGGAAGTCCACTGGTCCCTCATTACTGTGAACATCCCTAACCGAATTATTTCATTTTACGATTCCCAAggcattcattttaaattttgtgtAGAG aacataCGAAAGTATTTACTGACTGAAGCAAGAGAGAAGAATCATCCTGAGTTTCTTCAGGGATGGCAAACTGCTGTTACAAAG